The DNA window ATAGTAGGCATAAGTAAACATGGCATTCTCTAAAGTGCACACTGTTAAAAGTATTGATGGTGTTAACCTTGCCGTAACTGAAACAGGGAATCCGAATGGATTCCCTGTTTTACTTCTGCATGGCACCTGCTGTAGCCATCATATTTGGAAGTCGCAACTGCATAGCGCTGCATTAGCTAATGCATGCAGAATTATTGCGCCTGACTTACGAGGCCATGGAGACTCCGATAAACCCAACGATAGCCTCTCATATGCACAATCACAGTTTTGGGCTGACGATTTAAAAAGTATCTTAGATTATTTTGGGCTAGAACATGTTGTTGTCGTCGCTTGGTCATATGGCGGCCGAGTAATTAACGATTACCTTTTGTGCTATGGACAAGATAAAATTGCGGGCATCAATTTTATTGCTGCCGGCACTCTATCTATAAATTCCGTTAAGGGCCCGAAGTATGAACTTTTAGCTCAACTTTTCAGTGACAGCCCCTCAGTGCGACAAGAAGCTGAGACACAATTTGCCACAGAATTATGCGGTGGAAATGAGTCCACGGTATTCTTTAATCAAGTGATAGAAGACATACAAAAAACCAGTTTCAATACTCGCGTTTCGATGCGAGATAGGGAAATGAATTATGAAAATGTGCTTGCAGACCTTTCGATACCAGTGTTGTTAACACACGGAAAGAAAGACGACTATTCTCTTCCGTTATTAACCGAATTACTCAGTGCGCATATACCTAACTCCGTTGTATCTTGGTATGACGAAGAAGGCCATTTACCTTTTTTGACATGCCCGACACGCTTTAATGAGGAATTATTAGCATTTGTGCTAAAGGCATCCACATTGTAAAAATGAGTATTTGTTGGTTTTTATCTGGTAAAACGGAAACGCTCACTTACAAAGCTAGCCTTTCCATAACGATTGCGCTGCGTGTTATTGCTGAATCGTAGATCCCGGATTGATATTGAATGCACTTTAACTTACTTGAATTAAGCCGTATTTGTGTTTAGTTTAGGTTTTGCTCTCGCTATTATTTCTGCAACATTCACAGAGGTATCGAGTGTTCCATACATATGACCACCTGAATCGCTTAGTCGTGATTTAATAAAACTGTTAGCGATAAGCGTATCACCATACAAAAGCAAAGTGGCTGCTTGCCAAGCCAATGCCATTTTTTCGACTATCCGGCGCGCTCTAAATTCTAAATCTTTCTTGTTACTTAACGATGCTTCAAGCTTGATAAAATAATCATCATATAATTCATTTATATTTCTAGCTTGCCCTAATTCTTGGATAAACGCTTTAACGGCTAAAGGCTCTTTTTGCAGAGTCCGTAGCACATCTAAACACTGCACATTACCTGAGCCCTCCCAAATAGCGTTAACGGGTGATTCGGTATACAGTCTAGCTAACACGTTGTCGGCAATTAATGCAACAGCACCAATCGACTCCATGCATTCATAGGTGTGTTGAGGAGCCCGCTTGCAAATCCAATACTTTCCTATTGCCGTTCCAATTCTAACAAAGTCATGTTCATCATCGTCTAATGCTTTTGCCATTCTCATCGAAATAGCGAGGGCAGCTTCTGCCTCAATGGCTAAGTCTGCTAAAACGTTTTGCATAAGAGGTTGTTCATGAAGGTTTTTACCAAAAACGCTGCGCTCACCAGTGTGATGTAGAGCTTGCTGTATAGCCAAAGACATAATAGAAGACGAGCCCACCATGCAGTCAAAACGCGTCATCGAAACCATGTCTAATATGGTATTGATACCACGGCCTTGTTCACCAACGAGCCAAGCAAAAGCACCTCTAAACTCAACCTCTGATGATGCATTGGAGACATTGGCAATTTTATTTTTTAGTCGTTGAATATGCATTGGGTTTTTAGTGCCATCAGGCTTCCAACGCGGCAATAAAAAGCAGCTCAATCCGATTTCTGTATAAGCTAATACAAAAAATGCATCACACATTGGTGCAGAACAAAACCATTTATGGCCAACAATTTCAAAGGTAGCCACGCCTTGGTCTTCACCAATCTGCACCGCACGTGTTGTATTAGCTCTAACATCCGAACCACCTTGCTTTTCGGTCATCGCCATACCTATTGTTAGGCCCGACTTTTCATAAAAAGGAATATTTCGAGGGTCATAAGTAGTACTTGTGATTTTAGAAAGCCATTCTTTGGCCAAGGTAGGTTGGTGCTTTATTGCAGGCACTGCAGCAAATGTCATCGTTAATGGACAACCGCTTCCTGGATCTGCTTGAGTATGCAAGAATTCTAATCCCGCTCGCACCACATGCGCCCCTTTTTTATCATTAGTCCAAGGCAAAGAATGGTGTTCAGCACTTATCGCCTCGTGCATCAAGCTGTGGTAAGAAGGATGGAACGTAACTAAATCGACGCGATGGCCAAACCGGTTGTGTGAAACAAATTCTGGTTTATGTTTATTTGCTTCAAAGCCGTCAGAAAGTAATTTTCCTCCGACTAACTCACCATATTTTGATAATTTTTCTTTGCCCCAGCTACCACCAAATTTATCAATCCACTGTTGTAATACTTGATCACTTTCGTAGGCGTTATAGTTTTCTAATGGGCTGGCTTGATTGGTGACCTCATGGGTATCTGAAATGGTAGGAGAGAAAGTTGATTGTTTGGCCATGGTAAACCTTGTTGATACATAAATTAAATCATTGATAATTGAGTAGCATGGCGTTTTTTTATGTTTTAAGTTACGCCTCGTGATTCAATATAAGTGACAGATTATTTTTATACAAGGACAGCTTCCCTGTTACAAACCACAAACGGAGCCCCACCCATTAATATGGCAACAACCACAGTCTCTGCAATTTCATTCTTTGTTGCGCCAGTTTGCTAGGCATCGTGTACATGAAGAGAAATAAACGCGTGATGGATTACCCAACTTGTAAATCTATCCCAATGACATTGGTTGATCGTGAACCACTTTACGAACCAATGGGATGAAACTTTCCAGACTGTCTACTTCAAAGTTAGGATCAAATCCCTCTGCATCCCATTCATCAACGAGCTTTACTGCTAGCTCGTACCAGGGCTCATCTTTATACTTTAAGCGAAGGTCAGTTGGCGCGCCCAAATAGGCGTAATAGTGCTCACCCTGAAAATCTTGGTGATGCTTTAACACATAATAACAATCGTCAGATACATAAGGGCGAAACATTTCTGCAGCAATTGCGCCATGGTTAGGTACGTTTATGGTTTTAGCAATATCATGACACAACGCAACGACAATTTGCTCATCGGTCGCGCCCGCTCTTCGAGCCAATGTTGCCGTCATCAATGCATGGTGAAGCTGATCACATGCAAAGCCTAACGTTACACCGTCCAATTGCTGCAACATCGCAATGAATCGGTCGGCTGTTTTCGTAAAATCGAGTTTGTGCGCCGCTGCGATCTTCATCCAATCGTCTTTCGTTCCGTCTTGCATTCTTGTGAATGATGCCGATGGTGTATTCATATTTTGCCGCCTTTAAACTTTTATACCCGAGTGCTTAAATCACATACAAGAT is part of the Glaciecola nitratireducens FR1064 genome and encodes:
- a CDS encoding alpha/beta fold hydrolase produces the protein MAFSKVHTVKSIDGVNLAVTETGNPNGFPVLLLHGTCCSHHIWKSQLHSAALANACRIIAPDLRGHGDSDKPNDSLSYAQSQFWADDLKSILDYFGLEHVVVVAWSYGGRVINDYLLCYGQDKIAGINFIAAGTLSINSVKGPKYELLAQLFSDSPSVRQEAETQFATELCGGNESTVFFNQVIEDIQKTSFNTRVSMRDREMNYENVLADLSIPVLLTHGKKDDYSLPLLTELLSAHIPNSVVSWYDEEGHLPFLTCPTRFNEELLAFVLKASTL
- a CDS encoding acyl-CoA dehydrogenase family protein: MAKQSTFSPTISDTHEVTNQASPLENYNAYESDQVLQQWIDKFGGSWGKEKLSKYGELVGGKLLSDGFEANKHKPEFVSHNRFGHRVDLVTFHPSYHSLMHEAISAEHHSLPWTNDKKGAHVVRAGLEFLHTQADPGSGCPLTMTFAAVPAIKHQPTLAKEWLSKITSTTYDPRNIPFYEKSGLTIGMAMTEKQGGSDVRANTTRAVQIGEDQGVATFEIVGHKWFCSAPMCDAFFVLAYTEIGLSCFLLPRWKPDGTKNPMHIQRLKNKIANVSNASSEVEFRGAFAWLVGEQGRGINTILDMVSMTRFDCMVGSSSIMSLAIQQALHHTGERSVFGKNLHEQPLMQNVLADLAIEAEAALAISMRMAKALDDDEHDFVRIGTAIGKYWICKRAPQHTYECMESIGAVALIADNVLARLYTESPVNAIWEGSGNVQCLDVLRTLQKEPLAVKAFIQELGQARNINELYDDYFIKLEASLSNKKDLEFRARRIVEKMALAWQAATLLLYGDTLIANSFIKSRLSDSGGHMYGTLDTSVNVAEIIARAKPKLNTNTA
- a CDS encoding HD domain-containing protein, whose product is MNTPSASFTRMQDGTKDDWMKIAAAHKLDFTKTADRFIAMLQQLDGVTLGFACDQLHHALMTATLARRAGATDEQIVVALCHDIAKTINVPNHGAIAAEMFRPYVSDDCYYVLKHHQDFQGEHYYAYLGAPTDLRLKYKDEPWYELAVKLVDEWDAEGFDPNFEVDSLESFIPLVRKVVHDQPMSLG